Proteins encoded together in one Stutzerimonas stutzeri window:
- a CDS encoding MerR family transcriptional regulator, with translation MLEPSHNDELPAIPGKRYFTIGEVSELCAVKPHVLRYWEQEFPQLNPVKRRGNRRYYQRQDVLMIRQIRALLYDQGFTIGGARQRMSGDEARDDTTQYKQLIRQMISELEEVLQVLRK, from the coding sequence ATGCTGGAACCAAGCCATAACGACGAGCTTCCTGCCATTCCGGGCAAGCGCTATTTCACCATTGGTGAGGTCAGCGAACTCTGCGCGGTGAAACCCCATGTGCTGCGTTACTGGGAGCAGGAGTTTCCTCAGCTGAACCCGGTGAAGCGTCGTGGTAACAGGCGCTACTATCAGCGGCAAGATGTGTTGATGATCCGTCAGATTCGCGCGCTTCTCTACGATCAGGGTTTCACCATCGGAGGCGCCAGGCAGCGCATGTCCGGTGATGAAGCGCGCGACGACACCACCCAATACAAGCAGCTGATTCGGCAGATGATTTCGGAGCTTGAGGAAGTGCTGCAGGTTCTGAGGAAATAG
- the ihfA gene encoding integration host factor subunit alpha, with amino-acid sequence MGALTKAEMAERLYEELGLNKREAKELVELFFEEIRQALEHNEQVKLSGFGNFDLRDKRQRPGRNPKTGEEIPITARRVVTFRPGQKLKARVEAYAGTKP; translated from the coding sequence ATGGGGGCTCTGACGAAAGCTGAAATGGCGGAACGTCTTTATGAAGAGCTGGGCTTGAATAAGCGCGAGGCCAAGGAACTGGTCGAGCTGTTTTTCGAGGAAATCCGACAGGCGCTCGAGCACAACGAACAGGTCAAGTTGTCCGGCTTCGGCAACTTCGACTTGCGCGATAAACGTCAGCGCCCAGGTCGTAATCCGAAGACGGGTGAGGAAATTCCTATCACGGCGCGTCGTGTGGTGACGTTCCGTCCTGGGCAGAAACTCAAAGCGAGAGTCGAGGCCTATGCTGGAACCAAGCCATAA
- the istA gene encoding IS21 family transposase has translation MRKIREVLRLKFEVGLSARQIAVSVQIGRVTVGDYLNRFAASGLSWPCSLSDSELEQQLFPPAPAVPSEQRPLPDWSWVHAELRRPGVTLALLWQEYRLSQPKGFQYSWFCEHYRAWQGKLDVVMRQEHRVGEKLFVDYAGQTVPVIDRHSGEIRQAQVFVAVLGASSYTFAEATWSQQLPDWLGSHTRCFAFLGGVPEIVVPDNLRSAVSKSHRYEPDINPSYRDLAEHYGVAVVPARARKPRDKAKAEVGVQVVERWILAALRNRQFFSLDELNSAIALLLERLNRRPFRKLPGSRQSAFEALDRPALRPLPEQPYVYAEWKKARVHIDYHVEVDGHYYSVPYQLVKKQLEVRLTARTVECFHANQRVASHLRSMHKGRHSTQAEHMPKSHREHAEWTPQRLIRWAEQTGPNTAGVIRHILERRIHPQQGYRACLGILRLGKTHGEVRLELACRRALSLGACSYKSLESILRQGLENLPLAQANLPLLPDDHANLRGPAYYH, from the coding sequence ATGCGTAAGATTCGCGAAGTACTTCGTCTCAAGTTCGAGGTCGGGCTATCGGCTCGCCAGATTGCGGTCAGCGTGCAGATCGGTCGTGTCACCGTCGGCGATTACCTCAACCGCTTTGCCGCCAGCGGCCTCAGTTGGCCCTGTTCGTTGTCCGATTCCGAGCTGGAACAGCAGCTGTTCCCACCGGCGCCGGCAGTGCCCAGCGAGCAGCGGCCACTGCCTGATTGGTCTTGGGTGCATGCCGAGCTACGCCGGCCGGGCGTGACCTTGGCGCTGCTCTGGCAGGAGTATCGCCTGAGCCAGCCGAAAGGCTTTCAGTACAGCTGGTTCTGCGAGCACTACCGGGCCTGGCAGGGCAAGCTGGACGTGGTGATGCGCCAGGAGCACCGCGTCGGCGAGAAGTTGTTCGTCGACTACGCCGGGCAGACGGTGCCGGTGATCGACCGCCACAGCGGCGAGATCCGCCAGGCGCAGGTGTTCGTCGCGGTGCTCGGTGCGTCCAGCTACACCTTCGCCGAAGCCACCTGGTCGCAGCAGCTGCCGGACTGGCTGGGCTCGCATACCCGCTGCTTTGCCTTCCTCGGCGGCGTGCCGGAGATCGTGGTGCCGGACAACCTGCGCAGCGCGGTGAGTAAGAGCCATCGCTACGAGCCGGACATCAACCCGAGCTACCGCGATCTGGCCGAGCACTATGGCGTGGCGGTGGTGCCGGCGCGGGCGCGTAAACCGCGCGACAAGGCCAAGGCCGAGGTCGGCGTGCAGGTGGTCGAGCGCTGGATCCTCGCCGCGCTGAGGAATCGGCAGTTCTTCTCCCTGGATGAACTCAACAGCGCCATCGCCTTATTGCTGGAGCGGCTCAACCGACGACCGTTTCGCAAGCTGCCGGGCTCCCGGCAGTCGGCCTTCGAAGCTCTGGATCGTCCGGCGCTGCGCCCCCTGCCGGAGCAACCCTACGTCTACGCCGAGTGGAAGAAGGCGCGGGTGCACATCGACTACCACGTCGAGGTCGATGGGCACTACTACTCGGTGCCGTACCAACTGGTGAAGAAACAACTGGAAGTACGCCTGACAGCGCGCACGGTGGAGTGCTTCCACGCCAATCAGCGGGTGGCCAGTCACCTTCGCTCAATGCACAAGGGCAGGCACAGCACGCAGGCCGAGCACATGCCCAAGAGCCATCGCGAGCATGCCGAGTGGACGCCGCAGCGGCTGATCCGCTGGGCCGAGCAGACCGGGCCGAACACGGCCGGCGTGATCCGGCACATCCTCGAACGGCGCATCCATCCGCAGCAGGGCTACCGGGCCTGCCTGGGCATCCTGCGCCTGGGCAAGACCCATGGCGAAGTGCGCTTGGAGTTGGCCTGCCGTCGCGCCCTCAGCCTCGGCGCGTGCAGCTACAAGAGCCTCGAATCGATCCTGCGCCAGGGGCTGGAAAACCTGCCGTTGGCTCAAGCCAACCTGCCCCTGCTGCCGGACGACCACGCCAACCTGCGCGGCCCCGCCTACTACCACTGA
- the istB gene encoding IS21-like element helper ATPase IstB, whose translation MLPHPTLDKLQTLRLTGMLKALAEQLKTPDINSLSFEERLGLLVDRELTERDDKRLSSRLRQARLKHNACLEDIDYRSPRGLDKALILQLSGGQWLRDGLNLIIGGPTGVGKTWLACALAHQACREGYSVRYLRLPRLLEELGLAHGDGRFAKLMSGYAKTDLLILDDWGLAPFTVEQRRDMLELLDDRYGQRSTLVTSQMPVDNWHELIGDPTLADAILDRLVHNAYRINLKGESMRKQTKKLTTPGTSD comes from the coding sequence ATGCTGCCCCATCCGACCCTGGACAAGCTCCAGACCCTGCGCCTGACCGGCATGCTCAAGGCACTCGCCGAGCAACTGAAAACCCCCGACATCAACAGCCTGAGCTTCGAGGAACGCCTCGGCCTGTTGGTCGACCGCGAACTGACCGAACGCGACGACAAGCGCCTCAGCAGCCGCCTGCGCCAGGCCCGGCTCAAGCACAACGCCTGCCTCGAAGACATCGACTACCGCAGCCCGCGCGGGCTGGATAAGGCGCTGATCCTGCAACTGAGCGGCGGCCAGTGGCTACGCGACGGCCTCAACCTGATCATCGGCGGCCCCACCGGCGTGGGTAAAACCTGGCTGGCCTGCGCCCTGGCCCACCAGGCCTGCCGAGAGGGTTACAGCGTGCGTTACCTGCGCTTGCCACGCCTGCTGGAAGAGTTGGGCCTAGCCCACGGCGACGGGCGCTTCGCCAAGCTGATGAGCGGCTATGCCAAGACCGACCTGCTGATCCTTGATGACTGGGGTCTGGCCCCGTTCACCGTTGAACAGCGCCGTGACATGCTGGAGCTACTGGACGACCGCTACGGCCAGCGCTCGACCCTCGTGACCAGCCAAATGCCCGTGGACAACTGGCACGAACTGATCGGCGATCCGACCCTGGCCGATGCCATCCTCGACCGCCTGGTGCACAACGCTTATCGGATCAACCTCAAGGGCGAATCGATGCGCAAACAGACGAAGAAATTGACGACACCGGGCACCTCAGACTAA